CCGTGCAGCAGGGTACTTCCATGTGGAGCACGGTTACAGCGGCTATGTTGTTTAGTGTTAAGATGTCGGTGAGTTTGGCAGCGTAGGCGCGGGCGTCGTTGAATTTGGGGCAGCCGATGAGCACCCGTTTGCCTGCGGCTAAGTCGTGGAAGTTTTTGAGGGTTACTGGAGCACAGTCGGCGGCGAGTAGGAGGTGAGCGTTTTCGTAGAAGGCTGCTTTTGGGGGTACAAGGTCGATTTTGACTGGCCACTGGGGTTTCTGCGGCGCAGAGACTGCGGGGGTTTGGGTGGCTTTGGTTTTCTGGTATGCGTGCACTTCTTCTTCGCTAAAGGCGGGGGCTTCGCGTTCGGTAATTGTTATGGCTCCTTGGGGGCATTCGCCGAGGCAGGCTCCGAGTCCGTCGCAGTAGGTTTCTTTGACGATTCGGGCTTTGCCGTTGACTATTTGGAGGGCGCCTTCGACGCATTTGGGGATGCATTTGCCGCATCCGTTGCAGAGTTCCTCGTTTATGTTTACGATTTTACGCTTCATTTTTGAGTTCCTCTTTTAGGCAGTTTCCACCGGTGGGGCAATATTTTTTCGCGTGATTTTCTATGGCGACGAAGATTGGTGTTAGGGTTTCTGTGTTGACGCTGTAGATGCGTTTTTTTCCTACGCGTTGGACGCTTAGTAGGTTACATTCGATTAGGGGTTTTAGGTTGTGGCTTATCATGCTTTGTTCCTGTCCTAGTGCGGTTGCGAGTTCGGTTGCGCTCATGGGTTGGTTTTGGAGTTGTTGGATGGCGGCGAGGCGGGTGGGGTTGGCTAGGTTGGTGAAGAAGCGGTAGCAGATTGTTGTTAGGGTTTTTTTCATGCATTTCACCGGTTTAGTTAGTTGAATAATTATTCATATGAATTTTATCTCATATAAGGCTGCCCCCTAACCTACAAGGGCAATCAGAAAAACGCCTGCCTAAGCAAGGAAAGAGGTAAAACAGCAAACTCAAAAACACAAAAGCCCTTGCCGCATCGCAAATCTCTTAAGCCAAACACGCCAATCCTAAACAAGGGCTAACCAATGTCCAACCCATTAAAAAATAAACCAGTCACTTCACCCAGAACAACAAACCACAGCCTAAACCCACTCAAACTGGGCAAGCAGGTCAAAGCCTCCGCGCCTCCCAGAGACTTCTCAGTAAAGTCAGCTGCACCCCGAGAAGAAAACCCACCCCAAAAAGAAGACAAAACCGAAAAATCCGCCGCGCCCCGAACATCACAGAAGTATTGGGACCAAATAGATGACCTCTTTTACCGCACCATCAAACACGCCGAAGACGCATTCAAAATAAATGTCGCCCTAAACGTTGTAGTTGCCGCTGTCGGAGTAACTTTGCTGGGTTATTCGATAGGGTACAGTTGGCTCAAAGGATTAGATGTGTATTCCACCGCGTTTGGCACCTTGGGAGTAGCGAGTTTTGTAGCTTTGTTCTTTTTTTCGCCGCAACGTAAAATCCAAAGAACCACCGGTGACTTAACCCAAATCCAGATGCTATACCGCACGTATTCCATGCAAGTTGAAGAGGTTAACGACTGGTACTATCGACATCCTGAAAAAACCAAAGAAGACATCCAAGCCATGAACAAGCACCTCGACGACATCACTCAAAAAGCCCTCGACAAAATCGAAAAATACATCGGCGAAGCAGAAAACTCAACCTCACCAACAGATAACGGCAAAAAAACCTAGCGGAATATGGCTTTTTGGGGTAGCTTTAGACCGCGGCTATTTCACGTCCGCCTTAACTTTTAATTATTCATAAATTCTGTCGATAAAACCAGGTTACAGTTTACAAGAGGCAATTTGGGAAAAGTGTTAAATTTCAACGCTAACAACATTGCAACTCAAGCAATCTTGGGGAAGGTTGAGAGTAAATGTTAATCTCTGAATTTAAAAATGCATTTCAATACACAAAAGGCTTAATCAACAAAAACACAAACACACTGATATTAGTGGTTGCCTGCCTAATACCAATCATAAACATTTTTGTTCTAATACGCTACGTAGACAAAATTGTAAGCGAACCATCATTCACTATTAAGCCGCCAAAATTGGAAAAACCAAACTGGACCAACTTAGTTATGTCAATTCTAAAAATAATTGTTGTCGCGTTAGTCTGGCTACTCATCGTTATTGCCTTGATGTTGCCTGTGGGGCTGATTTCGGGCGCCGGTCCACTTGGAGCATTCACAGGTTTAATGACTTTAGTTGAGAAATTCAGTGCAAAATCAATCGCCGCCGCAATAGGTGGCGCCGTAGTAGTCTTTATAGTTGGCATATTTGCGGTTATGAGCGAAGTTAACATGCTTAAACGTAGAAAATTAAGTGACGCCTTTGCCTTCAA
This genomic stretch from Candidatus Bathyarchaeota archaeon harbors:
- a CDS encoding 4Fe-4S ferredoxin, producing the protein MKRKIVNINEELCNGCGKCIPKCVEGALQIVNGKARIVKETYCDGLGACLGECPQGAITITEREAPAFSEEEVHAYQKTKATQTPAVSAPQKPQWPVKIDLVPPKAAFYENAHLLLAADCAPVTLKNFHDLAAGKRVLIGCPKFNDARAYAAKLTDILTLNNIAAVTVLHMEVPCCTGLKWAINKALEGSGKNIPVKELEVKVGGEIVEL
- a CDS encoding metalloregulator ArsR/SmtB family transcription factor, with product MKKTLTTICYRFFTNLANPTRLAAIQQLQNQPMSATELATALGQEQSMISHNLKPLIECNLLSVQRVGKKRIYSVNTETLTPIFVAIENHAKKYCPTGGNCLKEELKNEA
- a CDS encoding DUF4013 domain-containing protein; its protein translation is MLISEFKNAFQYTKGLINKNTNTLILVVACLIPIINIFVLIRYVDKIVSEPSFTIKPPKLEKPNWTNLVMSILKIIVVALVWLLIVIALMLPVGLISGAGPLGAFTGLMTLVEKFSAKSIAAAIGGAVVVFIVGIFAVMSEVNMLKRRKLSDAFAFKNLLNNISKIGWPRYLLFIVTLLISMAIVLCITAQIGNNLEIGIFTVSIAGILALLPASFLARTVSLLYDKYNLPPPPPPPPPPM